Proteins encoded in a region of the Pirellulaceae bacterium genome:
- a CDS encoding alginate lyase family protein has product MRELKRFSRGLLLAGLLFLFASHLQTNGVLRASEGGEARSFLVSLDHLDLIKQAWLRGDPSVKSDVDRVISRANKALTLGPYSVVNTPEVAPSGDPHDLLSYGYYSWPNPNTADGTPWIRRDGHGNPDSHLDWDQFYGLARAVEPLSVAYYLTGDERYGGKMASLFRTWFLDEETRMNPRDLYSSVIPGRSPGSFATPGFGNALGGRRMIDAMGIVEASPSWTETDEAGLKQWTRDFTVWAETDRFGEVQRNEPSNHGTNYDFMFTAFGLYNGDIASAEKNYLNYVNDRMLGQIAEDGSNPLEMLRANNRLYHRYNLNRAMELAAVGRGLGGVDLFDYETEDGRSLRLALDYFLPYMLGDKEWDQWPGEEFPLELSTYYMVLRSAAVYFADPTLLEQANRLPFRSMGFINVTHPESAVYASIWTGDANVDGEFTSEDLVMVLQAGKYGEAVNAGWADGDWNQDRRFDSTDLINAFAEGGYEQGPFKLKSPRVVPEPSTLSVLGLALLCIFSFRKAVFV; this is encoded by the coding sequence ATGCGTGAATTAAAGCGATTTAGCCGGGGCCTACTCTTGGCAGGCTTGTTATTTCTGTTCGCAAGCCATCTTCAGACGAATGGTGTTTTGCGGGCATCAGAGGGGGGCGAGGCCAGGTCATTTCTCGTCAGTCTTGACCATCTGGATTTGATTAAGCAAGCCTGGTTGAGAGGCGATCCGAGCGTGAAGTCGGATGTTGATAGAGTGATTTCGCGAGCGAACAAAGCGTTGACGTTGGGGCCGTATAGCGTTGTGAACACTCCGGAGGTTGCGCCGTCTGGTGATCCGCACGATTTATTAAGTTACGGATATTATTCCTGGCCGAATCCGAATACGGCCGATGGAACGCCGTGGATTCGCCGCGACGGGCATGGTAATCCTGATAGTCATTTAGATTGGGATCAGTTTTATGGGCTGGCTCGGGCCGTCGAACCGTTATCAGTTGCCTATTATTTAACAGGCGATGAAAGGTATGGAGGGAAAATGGCTTCTCTGTTCAGGACATGGTTTCTGGATGAAGAAACACGAATGAATCCCCGCGACTTGTACTCGAGTGTGATCCCAGGGCGTAGTCCGGGGTCATTCGCTACGCCCGGTTTTGGTAACGCGTTGGGGGGGCGGCGGATGATTGATGCGATGGGAATTGTTGAAGCTTCGCCTAGCTGGACAGAGACTGACGAAGCCGGTTTGAAACAATGGACTCGCGATTTCACCGTTTGGGCTGAAACCGATCGTTTCGGCGAAGTGCAAAGAAACGAGCCTTCGAATCACGGTACGAACTATGATTTCATGTTCACAGCTTTTGGGCTCTATAACGGCGATATTGCCTCGGCCGAAAAGAATTACCTGAATTATGTCAACGATCGTATGCTGGGACAAATCGCAGAAGATGGATCGAATCCTTTGGAAATGTTGCGTGCGAACAATCGCTTGTATCACCGCTACAATCTTAACCGTGCGATGGAGTTGGCTGCTGTAGGACGAGGACTCGGTGGCGTCGACCTGTTCGACTACGAAACAGAGGACGGGCGTAGCTTACGGTTGGCGTTGGATTATTTTTTGCCTTATATGCTCGGTGATAAAGAGTGGGATCAATGGCCAGGCGAAGAGTTTCCCTTGGAACTGTCAACCTATTACATGGTCCTGAGAAGCGCGGCTGTTTATTTCGCCGATCCGACCTTACTCGAACAGGCCAACCGTCTTCCTTTCCGCTCGATGGGGTTCATCAACGTGACGCACCCTGAATCGGCTGTCTACGCTTCCATCTGGACTGGTGATGCTAATGTCGACGGGGAATTTACGAGTGAAGACCTTGTGATGGTGTTGCAGGCGGGTAAGTATGGCGAGGCTGTTAATGCGGGATGGGCGGATGGCGATTGGAACCAAGATCGCCGCTTTGACTCAACGGATCTGATCAACGCCTTTGCCGAAGGGGGATACGAACAAGGACCGTTCAAGTTGAAGTCTCCCCGAGTTGTGCCCGAGCCATCGACGTTGAGTGTCCTTGGCTTGGCGTTGCTCTGTATCTTCTCGTTTCGCAAGGCCGTTTTTGTGTGA